Genomic window (Paenibacillus sp. PK3_47):
TTCCAGACCCAGTCATAGGGAGCGATGTCCACATTATATCGGATCTGGTGCAGCCGCATCAGCTTATGCTGGACAATGCCGTCGTACAGCTGAAAAAAGCCGGCTCCCAGCAGAATACCTCCAATCCATCTGCGCAGCAGAAAAGCAGCCCGGCGCCGAAGGTCAGCCAGCATGAATAACGAGCCTACCGTAGCAAAAAAACTAAACGCATGAAAGAGGCCGTCAGAGATCAGGCCGGCGCTGGTGGTCGATTTATCATAAAAGTGATGCCAATGCAGCAGCTGATGGAACACAGCTTCGTCTATAAAGGCAATGGCGCCGATACCGAATAAAATGCCTGACCCCAGATTGCGGGCAGAGAAGTTCACCATTTTACCGCTCTCCTTGTTATATGTATGGTTTAGCTTGAATTGCCGACCTGCTTATTCATAGTCTTACCCTCAGGAATTTACAGCAAACCATCGTCTAACCGATAATTAGAGAGCAGGCGGCTTTTTGATTTTCTTGCATAAGCAGGACTCTGTTATGGAAAACTTCTGGAGAATAAACAGCATGATTCCAATGGAGGTTATCCTTATGACAACTCAGGATCCGCAAGAGCTTCTAAAGCTAAAACATGAGATGGATGAGCAGAAAAGGCAGTTTACCAATTTTGCCCGGAGTGTCAGCGCCGGCGGTGAAGTAGAGGCAGGCCAGGAATTCAGTAATGACCGGCTGCCGGATGATCAGAACCGGATGAAATCGGTTGAGAATAAACGCGATTAAATAAAATCAAGTGATACCTGTGAGTAAGCCGGTCCCTTCAGGGACCGGTTTAGCAACAGCTGAAAGGAATACATATATGCTTAAAGGGTACAGTCTCCAACTGGCTGTTTGGCTTTGTCTGGCAGTATTATGGGGATGCTCCAGTTCCAAGAGTCCGAACGTGCCGTTAGCAGACCAAACTTCAAAGTTAAATACAGCTCCGGGGTCCATCACAAGCTCTAAACCGAATGAGGTTAACGTCTATTACGTAGCTGCAGATGGAAATGACAACAATCAGGGAACCCTTGATTCACCCTGGGCGACACTGCAGCACGCCGCAGATAACGCTATGCCGGGCAGTCATATTTATCTTCGCGGAGGCGTGTATCACCAGAAGCTGCACATTACAAGCGGTGGTTCAGAAGGAGCCGGTTCAATGGTCTTTGCCGGCTATCCGAAGGAGACAGCTATCCTTGACGGTGAAGGCCTGCCGGTGGACGGGCTGGAAGGACTGATAGAGATTGAAAATGCAAGCTATGTGACGATCTCGGAGCTGGAAATCCGCAATTACAAAACATCAGCCAAAGATGAAGTACCCGCAGGCATCTATATTCATGGTGCCGGGAAATCAATTTCTTTACTGAATAACCGCATTCATTCCATAGCCAATACCGCACCGCTTAATGAGGATGATCTCTCGGGCAGGGATGCCCACGGAATAGCCGTATACGGAACCGAAGCGGATGAAGCCCTGTCTCACCTGAAAATTGCCGGCAATGAAGTGTATGATCTGGTGCTCGGTTCAAGTGAGGCGGTGGCCGTGAACGGGAATGTGGATAGTTTTGAAATTACAGACAATATCATTCATGATAATGATAACATCGGGATCGACATCATCGGTTACGAAGGAACTGCTGGGGTAGAGACAGTGGACCAGGCCCGGAACGGAACGGTTAAAGGCAACTTAGTATACGGGATTTCATCTAATTATAATCCGTCATACGGGACTTCACTGCCCAACGACAGCCACTCGGCGGGCGGGATTTACATCGACGGAGGCAGGTCAATCCTCGTTGAGCAGAACCGCGTATACGATAATGACATAGGCATTGAGCTGGCGTCCGAGCATAAGGGAAAGCTGACCCGGGATATAACGGTACGGAATAATCTGGTGTACCTCAACCGGCTGACCGGCATTGCCATGGGCGGGTACGACGAGGACCGCGGAGGCACGAGTGAGAGTACGATTGCTTTTAATACACTTTATATGAACGACTTGCTCGGCGCCGGTAACGGGCAGCTCTTTTTGCAGGCTAACCTAAGCGGTAATACCCTAACGGACAATATTGTCGTGGCCAGCGGTTCCGGCGTCCTGATCAGTAACGAATATACTAGCAACATTATGAATACAGTAGACCGGAATCTATACTTCGCGGAAGCTGGTGAGGAGGAGGCATTCTGGTTATGGAAAAAGAACGAGTATACCGGCTTCGCCGCTTATCAGCACGGAACAGGTAACGACTTCAACTCGAAGTTTGCTGATCCCAAGTTTAAGGACGCCGCCCGTGGTGATTTTCGCCTGCAATAAAACTTGTTTTCGCGAATTCGAAGGAGACATTCATCGGATTAGATAACGTTACACCAGGCACTCAAACGTATCAAAACATGCTTGCGGACGTAAATAACTGCTGCCGGGTCGTTACTTTGTTCAGCAGCGCTTACAACTACAGACCCGCCGGCACCAAAATCAAACAAGCTCCCTTGTTGAAGAACTTGAATGCTTGTTTGATATATGTTGTGGGCAGTCTAGGTCTCTGTTGATTAACTACATCTGTCTCTGGAGTTGCAAGGATTGTGGCAAAATCTCCTTCAGCGTGATGAGCGTGCTGCAAAGCTTAGTTGGATTTTCTCTAGGCCTGTTGATTATCTATATTCTGGTAATTATATCCGCGGCATCGGCTAAGTAAATCCTCCACTCCAGCGGTAATGTTTGCAATGTAAATAACCGGTCAAAGTCGGCAAATGTTAATTTAGCGCTAAAATGTACGGTAGCGTTTCCTTGTTCAAACAGAAATTTAAGCAAAACATAAACCAATAAAGCCATGTACAACTGTCCATACACTGCGTTTTCCGTCGTTCCAAATAGTCTCGGAATGTTTAAATGCTGCTTTATCCAACGAAAAAAGACTTCAATTTGCCAACGTTTTTTATAAATATTTGCGATCCCTTCAGGGGAGTACCAGTGCAGATTTGTAGCAAGAATAACCGGCTTTCCTTTGGGATCTTTAAGAATGACCACCCGAAACCGGTTCTCGGAAAGAGCCTTCTTTTTGCCCAATTGGCAGGTTAAATCCTGCTCAATACTTCCGGAAAATGGACGCTTTCGGTGTCGGGAAATCGGATTCGTAAATGTAGTATTATTGTGAAGCCGAATCACAAAGTATTGTCTATCCTCCCGTGCTTGGTACAGGTCAAACAACTTGTGTTTACCGTAAGAGCGGTCTGCAACTAAAATATATTGGCTATCCAGCAAGTCTTTGCAACTATTCAAATCATGCTCTTTACCTGTCGTTTCGGTGACTTTGTGCAGCTCCATCCGGTCGCCAATGATTCCTGCATGTAGCTTAACGCCGGCTTTTTCGCCTTTAATCGGAGCCCAAGGCAGCCGGCCCAGACCTACAGAAATGGTAGTGGAATCAACGATGAGCAGTTCCTTTGGAATGCCGAGTTTACGCTTCGTTTTTCGGTTACACAGTCCAATCATTACATTCAGCAAACGCTTGAATAATTCATAAGGAACGTCTTTGGCTTTTTTGGAAAGGGTGGAGTGATTCACAGAACTTAGCCCGCTAAGAGCCATTCGTTGTACCCCATCCCGGTATCCCTTCCACTGCTGGAAGGCAGCTTCGCCCAAGAAGAGAAGTAAATCATAGACCGTAAATTTTCGTCCCACATCGACATAATTTAATTCTTCGAGGATGGGACGTAATTTTTCTTCAGGAATCACTAATTGCAGAATATTCGATAATGAAGTAGACTTTTTCATGAGGTCGCCTCGTTTCGGATGGTTTGTAGGGGTACAAACACTTTACCGAATGAGCGGCCTTTTTGCTACCTTTTTTTGGTTAATCAACAGGCCTAGATTTTCTCCATATAATCCTGTCCTTTTTCATCTTTTATGAGTTTTAGTTGGAAATTCTCCAGCTATTTCAATAGAAATATGCCTTTGGAGCCTCATCTGGTACATTTAAGTGGAGTTTTTCCAACTAGTATTGAAGTACCGGTAATTTTCGGAGAATTAGATGGAGAAATTCCACTTAACATTTAGCCTGTGATCGATAAACCTCTTTGAAACAGTTCCCCCAACCTAAACCCCGCACTTTATCAACTGCCGCCACTCCTCGTACCCCAAAAGGTTGTAAATCTTAAAAAACAGAGTGAATATGTTGCTTTATAAACCCGTCAACTAAAGATATCATATTTCTTGTAAGCGATTGCTTAAAGGTTGTGAATTTAAAAATAGCGTTGCAGCAGCACTAACGCTCCTTCGCAAATTTGCTGCGGAACACCGAAGGGGAGAGGCCTTCTTTTTTGGAGAAGCAGGAGGAATAATGCGAGACATGGCGGAAGCCGACTTCCTCGGCGATACGTGCCACAGGCCAGGAGGTCTGGAGCAGCAAACGCTTGGATTGCTCGATCCGGTACACCTGCAGGTAGGCCATCGGCGTCATTCCGTAGACCTTCAGCATACTTTTGGCTAAATAATTCGGGTGGTAATTCAGTTCTTTCTGCAGAACGGAGTTGGTGAGATCATTCATGTAATTATTGCGGATGTACAGCTCGATCTGTTCAGCCAGATGGATGGCAGTCGCATCACTCGGCGAAGCCAGATCCCGGTCCAAATGCTGAAGGAAGGACTGAAAAACAGCCTGACGCCGCCAGTTACGCAGCGACCTCGGCTCCGATTCCTGTTCAAAGAATAGCTCCAGCAGTTCCATCGCTTTGACGGAAATGTTCAGATACTTCGGAATAAAAATGGAGCAGACATCTGTGTGGTTAACATAAGCTTTAGTTTTGTGCTCCTCAATCAGCATCTGCTGATTGGCAAGGCATTCGCTCATATCGGCACATTCCTGCCAGCTGCCAAAGGTCTGAAAATGAATCCAGATGATTTCCGTTGGCGCAGTGCAGGGGGCGAAGCCATAATGATGGGCATCCGGCAGAAGAATCATCCCCTCACCTTCACCTATTTCCTTCAGCACTCCGTTCTCACCTACCGGCAGGATCCCTTTGACAACAACGATCAAATCGAACACTCCGATGCAATTACGGTCTATATGGTAATCGCCAATCCCGTACGAGGCATGACCGCAGTCTACGAAATAGGGAATCGGAGGCGAAATAAAATGCAGGATGGGTGCATTCATCATTTATGAACTCCTCCAAAGGTTGGAAATTTGAAAAATCAGGTTGAAACCTTGAGTTTTTTTAATGGTATATCATGTCATATCATTAGTAAAGCGCTTTCTTAGGGAGTGTAATCCTATCATTTTTGAAGATTTGCGGCATTTTTTCTAAACGTTTAACTTAGACTTTAGTGGTCCGGGTTAAATGGTTAGACATACAAACCTGAAGCTATTTTGAAAGGGGATCAGCGGCAATGAAAACAGGAAAGACACTCGGAGCAGGCCTTATTCTGGCTGGCTCGATACTGGGCGCTGTCGGATGCGGAAACCATAACGGGACTAATTCGGCCTCACCGTCACCGGAATCAGAAGCTGCCACAACATCTGAAGCCTCTGCGGAAAAAGTAAAAATTATTTACACGATGTGGGGAAGTGCGGCGGAAGGGAATACGACCCAGACGGTGGCGGACCGGTTCAATGCTTCCCAGGACAGAATAGAAGTGGAAGTACAGGCAATTCCCTGGGAGAATTACATGACAAAATTGAATACGCTCGCAACAGCTGGCCAATTGCCGGACACAGGAATGCTTAAGGAGGATGGGGTCATCCAGTGGTCCTCTGAAGGCATGCTGAATGATGTCAGTGCCATGTATGAGGGAAGTGACAGCAAGCCGCTGGATAGCCTGGCCTATAAACACAAGGGCAACACTGTAGCCTATGCGGCTGCCAATGAAATTTTGCTGCTGTATTACAACAAAGACATGTTCGACAAAGCGAATGTCCCGTATCCTCCTTCTGCACTGGATCAGGCATGGACCTGGGACGAATTTGTAGACACGGCCAAGAAACTGACGATAGACAAGAACGGCAAACATCCCGGCGAGGATGGTTTTAATGCACAGAGCATCGTTCAATATGGCGCATCCGTCGAGAATCTGCCGTGGCAGCTCGAAACATGGGCACTCAGCAATGGCGGCGGGTTCTATTCCGAAGACGGGTCTGAGGTCAGAATCGGGGAAGACTCCAGCATGGAAGCGATTCAGAGAGTGGCTGATTTGTATTTAAAAGACCACGTTGCCCCGCTGTCTGTCGGGCAGACCGATGACGGCATTCAGCGCACCATCATTGCCGGCACGGTGGCCATGGCGACAAACGGCCAATGGAATGTAGGCACCAGCCTGAATACCGCCAAGGAGGAAGGCTTGAACTACGGCGTAGCCGTCCTGCCTTATATGAAGGATAAAGTGACGATCAGCACAGGCGGCGCCAATGTCGTATTCTCACAGACCAAGCATCCGAAGGAAGCAATGGAATGGCTGAAATGGTATAACTCTGAGGAAAATAATTGGGAGCTTATCTCCTCCGGCATTTGGATGCCTACTCTCGATAAGTGGTATAAGGATGAGACGCTCACCCGCAAATGGGTGGAAAATCCGAATTTTCCTCCATACGAGGAATACAAGTCAGCAGTTGTTGATTACGCCCAATCCTCTGCTGCAAGACCTGCCGCCTGGTTCTATACGAACTATACAACAGACTTTAATACACTGCTCGGCTCGGTTCTGGGAGATGTCTGGACTGGTAAAACTACCGCGAAAGAAGCGATTACCAAAAATCTAGAAGCTCTGAAAGCTATTCATGCAGGCAATCAATAAAAGATAGAAGGGATGGCCGCCTGTAAACTCATATGGCGGTCATCCTCTAATCGTGGGGGAGAGCGAGATATGGAAACCATCCGTAAACTGCAGAAACACCGTTCCCGCATTCATTCCAGCGAGGCGCGTGTCGCTTATATATGTCTGATTCCCGCTTTTTTAGGCTTAATCTTCCTGACTTATCTGCCGCTTGCCGGAGTGCTCGGGATCAGCCTGACCAATTGGACGGGGCTCAAGAGCCCGGAGTTCATCGGAATTGATAATTATATCAAGCTGTTCACCACCGATCCTTATATTAAGGATTCCATTTTCGCTACGATCTATTTTGCAGCTTTATCTGTGGCCGGAAGCATGATTTACTCTTTGTTTATTGCCATGCTGCTTAACCGTAAAATTCCGGCGAGAGGTTTTTTCAGAGCGGTATTCTATGTACCGTATGTTCTGCCGGCAGCAGCGATTTATGTAGGATGGTCCTGGCTGTACGAAGGGAATTTCGGTTTTTTTAACTATCTCCTGTCCGAAATGGGACTGAATAAAATTCTTTTTATCGCAGATTCCAGTTATGTTGTTCCTTCGCTTTCACTAATATCCGTATGGCTTTCGGGGAATTTGATCGTTATCTTTTTGGCGGGGCTGCAGAATGTTCCGGGTGTATACCATGAAGCGGCTGAAATGGACGGAGCGAACGGATGGCAGCGCTTCCTGCATATTACCCTGCCTTGCATGACACCGATTATTTTCTATAACCTCCTGATGAGTCTGATTGCCAATCTCCAGGTCGTTACACCGGCGCTTGCTTTAACCAATGGCGGTCCGGGCAATTCGTCGCGCTTCCTGACGTATCTGATGTATGACCAGGCCTTTGTCAATTACAAGCTGGGTTATGCCTGCGCAACTACCCTGATTATCTTTGCCATTCTTGCCGTCTTTACTGCCGTGTTATTCAAGACGTCGAACTTATGGATCTACAATGAAGGAGGCGACGACCATTGAGCACAGCCGCATACAGCAGACTAAGAAGCAAGAAACGCAGAAACAGGGTCATGAACATGGTAACGTTCGCCGCTGTCATTTTGTTCGCTTTGCTGGCTGTCTTCCCGATCTGGTGGATTTTTCGCACATCGCTCATGTCTAACTCAGAAATCTATCAATATCCGCCTTCGCTGGTGCCGCAGAACTGGCTGTTTTCCAACTATGAAAAAACGCTGGAGGTCTTTAAATTCTGGAAGTACCTCTGGAATACGATGGTGATCATCACTCCGTCCTGTCTGGCGGGTACATTCACGGCTACCTTATGCGGATATGCTTTTGCAAGGCTGCGCTTCCGGGGGAAAGGTCTGATCTGGGCGCTGTGCGTCGGTTCGATGCTTCTGCCGGCCATGGTTACGCTGATTCCGCTGTACATAGGCTGGACGCGCGGCCTGGGATTTAACGACAGCTATTGGCCGCTCATTCTGCCGTATTTCTGCGGCGGAGGTGCTTTCAACATTTTTCTGATCCGCCAGTTTATCATGTCTATCCCCAGAGAGCTTGACCAGGCGGCCACGATTGACGGAGCGGGTTACTTCCGGATTCTGTTCAGTATCATCATGCCGGCGATCCGGCCTGCAATGATTGTGGTTGCACTGTTTATCTTCATCGGGCTGTGGAATGATCTGCTCCAGCAGATGATCTATATCAATTCCAGTGATAAATACACGATCGCCCTCGGTTTAACGAACTTTAGAGGACAGCTGAAAAGTGACTGGTCGCTGACGATGGCCGCAACCTGTCTTTCCTTTGCTCCCGGTGTCATCTTTTACCTGATCGGCCAGAGGTATTTTGTTGAGGGGATTACGCTTACCGGATTGAAAAATTGACTTACAGCCTTGGGGAAGACCGCTCTAAAATGTGGAAACAGGGAGGTTATGATTGAATGATGACCAAAAAGCTCAAGCCGCTGGCAATGGCCCTGCTGCTGCTTTTTCAGACAGTGCCCCTGGAAGTCAGCGCCGCATCAGCCGCAGTTAATAACGGTATTTCCAATGCCAGCCTTTCTGCTAAAGTCGGTGATCTGGGACAAATTGAAGAGCTGTATATCAATAATAACCCTGCCAATAAAAACGGTGAGCCGATTAATTTTGTCCTGCCTAACGATACCTCGCCGCAGAATGACGTCCAGCACCAGTGGATGGGGGAGATGATTTTTTCATACCGTACCGGCGACAGTGAACAATTCCCTGACCACAGGGACGGCTTTGCTGAGGTGGATACGAATAAAACATTGGCGGCCGGCGGATCAGCCAAAGCTTCCAGCATCAATCCTGATAACCCCTATTTTAAAAAGACGGCTTCAGCAGACGGTAAAAAAGTAGAAATCAATTTTATCGGTCAGAATCTGGAGTCCACAGCCCAGCGGGCGATGAAAGGCTTTGATGTAAAATCTGTGTTTGATATGGATACGGAAGACGGCTCCATGCTGTGGGAAATTACCGTGAAGAACAAAAGCAGCAAATATATTGAATTCGGTGATATCGGCTTGCCTATGCCCTGGAATAACAAATACCGCACATTATCCGACACCTATGACGACCGTGTTACTGTGCATAATTTTGCCGGCGCCGACAGCGGGTATGCCTATGCCATCCGTACCAGCGGTGAAGGGAATTTCATGCTGTTTACCCCTGTACCGGAAAGCGGTGCGCGCATCGAATATGTAGACTACTGGATGCATGAAGCAGGGGAGCTGCGTGCCGGAAATACATTCTCGAACTGGACCGGTGACAGCGGAGGCTGGTATCCGGGGCTGAATGTTCTGTATATTCATTCCAAGGATATCCAGAAAACAGGGCGCGGCTATTTTACGGATGCTTCCAGCCTGGTTTTGGGGCCGGATCAGGAGAAGACTTACAAGTTCAAATTCTCAGCGGTACGCGGAGGCGATAACAAGCCGCAGGACAATGCCCAAAGCCCTAATAACCGATCAACTTCAATGGAAGACCGTGAAGCCAATCTCCGGTCTATCCTGTACCGGTCGGGTATGATCGATGCAGTAGCGGTACCTGGCTTTCAGACAGCGATCAATATGCCTGTCAAGCTGGATCTGCACTATGACGACAGCCTTATCGATGTAGAGTCCATTGACATTCAGAGTGTTCATGAGAATGATCCGTTTGACGAAAAACATATTCCGGACATCAAGCCCGGCAAAACCAGGGAAGAAATGGTGAACAATTCCCGCACCGGCCGCGGACTTTCTGACGGAAATCCGGGATATACGGAATCTTACGAATTCGTGGAAACCAAAATCGTAAACGGTGAACAGCATCATATCTATTCACTCCAATTCGGCGCGATCGGCAATAACAGTGTCCGTGTGAAATACAAGCTGAAGTCCGGTGATGAATGGGTCGATAAATTCACCCAGCTGGAGTTCAATGTTCTGGCTGAGCTGGACGCTACATCGGAAGCCCACTCTGAATTTATGGTGGAGCAGACACAGGATAAGAATCCGGAAAGTCCTACTTACGGCAACTATTTAGACTGGTATCTCTCAGGCGGCCTGGATCAGAACACCAGCCACTGGGGAGATGACTGGAGCCACGATAACATCAACTTCATGACCATGAAGAACTATCTTCATCCCGATCCGGATGAAATCCGGTCGATTGAAACTTACCTGATCGATTTCATGTGGGAACGGTTTATGAAGAATACACAGGATAGTTATATGGTCGCGAACTGGCTCAGGGATTCCGGAGCTTTTACAGATAAAGATAAACCGTATACACGGGCGTTCTCTGAAATTATGGAAGCCACCGGCTTTTTCAACATGTACCGCATCCAGAAGGCGTATCCCAATCTGATGGAGTACCGCGAATCCCCGCAGTATTATCTGGAAAAAGCCTATGGCATCTACTATAACCGTGTCTCCAGCGGTGCCATCGGATTCTATGGTGAGCAGCAGATTCCTGAGATGATTGAAGCGCTGAAGGAAGAGGGAATGCAGACCGAATCGGCAAATCTGCAAAAGAAATTTGCCCTGGATAAAGGCCGGAACATGACCTACGCCAATTATCCTTACGGTTCCGAATTTGAGTATGATAATACCGGCGAGGAGGGGGCTTATGCTGCCGCCAAAGCGCTGCGTACCTATTATCCGGAAGACGGGCGTGCAGCCGCAGCCGTGAAGAGCATGGAGATGGCCGACTGGAAGACACGTGCCATGCGCGGCATCCAGCCCACCTGGTTCCATTATTCCGTACCGGTATTCCGCGGAGGAGAAGGCTGGTGGAATTTCCAATATACGGCTTCTTTAGCGGGATACATTATGGATGACTGGCTCCGCTACGAGAACGACGGGAGGTCAGGGGACCAGACTGCTGTCGCACAGCAGCGCAACTATGCGGCTAAGATATCAAATTTCAACGCCGTAAATATGGGACAGATTTCAGCCCAGTCTGTAGGCAGTACCTCCTGGAGATATTCCATGTATAAGGGAGGCACCGGCACCAAGGATGTATTCGACGGCGGCTCCCGTGTGATGAACAACGGCTGGAATGACTTTTCCGGTGAAGCGGAGGAAGGCCTGTACGGTTCCCTGCTCAGCATCAGCTCCGATATCGTGACTGATCCTGTATTCGGTCTGTTCGGGTATGGCGCACTGGTCAGAGACGAAGGGGGCAGTTACAAGATCACGCCCAAAGACGGCTTCGGCAAACGGATTAATTTGATCAATGAGCAGATCTACCTGGAATCTGATAACGATAAGATAACAAGCGCAAACATAAGGAAAGACGGCAAAGGCTTTACCCTGCAGCTGTTGAACACTGCCGGGAAAGAGCATGCTTCGAGGATCACCTTTGACGGTGCGGGAACCGGAAACGGCTACTATGAGCTCAAGCTGAATGGGGCAGAAGCCGGACAGTTCTATGTGCATAATCATAAAGGTACCGCCATGTTCCAGATGGACAGTGCACCTGCAGCTGAACTGGCCATTGAAAAGAAGGATACCGGTGAGAATGAAGCTCCACAGGTTAAGGCGGAGACCGCATCGCAGCAGCCGCAGGCACTGATTCCCTTTATGCTGAACGGCATCGTGACCGATGACGGAGCGCCGGATGGCAATCTTACCTACCAATGGGAGGTTGTCAGCACTCCTGAAGGAGGCAAGCTAAACTTCAGCTACCCTAAAGCAAGCCTTACAAAGGTTACCGGTAATAAAGAAGGTTCTTATACAGTCCGGCTTACCGCAAATGACGGACAGAAGAGCGGTTCTGGAGAGGTGACCTTCCAGCTGGCTGCGCCGCCCGACAAGCTGCCGCCGGAGATTAGCCAGGTGACTGTGACACAGGATGCAGCGAACAACAGCATTCTGGTATTATCCGGCGAGGCAGTTCCTGATCCTGTGCACAGCGCAGCCTTTGAACCTGAGCTGACGTATGCATGGACTGTAAAGCAAAAACCGGACGGTACAGGGGATATTTCCTTTGTAGGCGGTGACAAAGCCACTGCATATGCGCGCGTAAGTAAAGCAGGGACTTATGTTTTTACCTTTACAGCGGCAGACGGAGACAAGAAGGCCAGCAAAGAAGCCACGATTGAGATCAAGGAAGACACAACTGACACCTACCGTGCACTAAGCGTAGTGACCCGAAAGGACGCAGCTCCGGCACTTCCCGGACAGGTGAATGTTCTGTCAGATGACGGATATAGCGAAAAGCATATCGTATGGGATACCATCGATCCGGCCAGCTATGGAAATACGGGAGTATTTGAAGCCAGGGGAACCGTCAAAGACAGTGATATCGAAGTGCTCGCCACCATTTATGTCGTTAACGTTCAGCCGCAGAATGCCGCGCAGACAGCCAAACCGTCTGCCAGCTTCTCGGGCGGTGACGGCTATCCTGAAGCGATGAATAATGGTGTTGATCCCAAAAGCTCAGGAGATTTCTCACCAAACCGCACTGCACCGAACAGCGCATGGCATAACTGGGGAAGAGAAGGGG
Coding sequences:
- a CDS encoding DUF2243 domain-containing protein encodes the protein MVNFSARNLGSGILFGIGAIAFIDEAVFHQLLHWHHFYDKSTTSAGLISDGLFHAFSFFATVGSLFMLADLRRRAAFLLRRWIGGILLGAGFFQLYDGIVQHKLMRLHQIRYNVDIAPYDWVWNITALALLIAGIVMTLRTSPKRMAPEGSARYE
- a CDS encoding right-handed parallel beta-helix repeat-containing protein; the encoded protein is MPLADQTSKLNTAPGSITSSKPNEVNVYYVAADGNDNNQGTLDSPWATLQHAADNAMPGSHIYLRGGVYHQKLHITSGGSEGAGSMVFAGYPKETAILDGEGLPVDGLEGLIEIENASYVTISELEIRNYKTSAKDEVPAGIYIHGAGKSISLLNNRIHSIANTAPLNEDDLSGRDAHGIAVYGTEADEALSHLKIAGNEVYDLVLGSSEAVAVNGNVDSFEITDNIIHDNDNIGIDIIGYEGTAGVETVDQARNGTVKGNLVYGISSNYNPSYGTSLPNDSHSAGGIYIDGGRSILVEQNRVYDNDIGIELASEHKGKLTRDITVRNNLVYLNRLTGIAMGGYDEDRGGTSESTIAFNTLYMNDLLGAGNGQLFLQANLSGNTLTDNIVVASGSGVLISNEYTSNIMNTVDRNLYFAEAGEEEAFWLWKKNEYTGFAAYQHGTGNDFNSKFADPKFKDAARGDFRLQ
- a CDS encoding IS4 family transposase translates to MKKSTSLSNILQLVIPEEKLRPILEELNYVDVGRKFTVYDLLLFLGEAAFQQWKGYRDGVQRMALSGLSSVNHSTLSKKAKDVPYELFKRLLNVMIGLCNRKTKRKLGIPKELLIVDSTTISVGLGRLPWAPIKGEKAGVKLHAGIIGDRMELHKVTETTGKEHDLNSCKDLLDSQYILVADRSYGKHKLFDLYQAREDRQYFVIRLHNNTTFTNPISRHRKRPFSGSIEQDLTCQLGKKKALSENRFRVVILKDPKGKPVILATNLHWYSPEGIANIYKKRWQIEVFFRWIKQHLNIPRLFGTTENAVYGQLYMALLVYVLLKFLFEQGNATVHFSAKLTFADFDRLFTLQTLPLEWRIYLADAADIITRI
- a CDS encoding response regulator transcription factor is translated as MMNAPILHFISPPIPYFVDCGHASYGIGDYHIDRNCIGVFDLIVVVKGILPVGENGVLKEIGEGEGMILLPDAHHYGFAPCTAPTEIIWIHFQTFGSWQECADMSECLANQQMLIEEHKTKAYVNHTDVCSIFIPKYLNISVKAMELLELFFEQESEPRSLRNWRRQAVFQSFLQHLDRDLASPSDATAIHLAEQIELYIRNNYMNDLTNSVLQKELNYHPNYLAKSMLKVYGMTPMAYLQVYRIEQSKRLLLQTSWPVARIAEEVGFRHVSHYSSCFSKKEGLSPSVFRSKFAKER
- a CDS encoding sugar ABC transporter substrate-binding protein codes for the protein MKTGKTLGAGLILAGSILGAVGCGNHNGTNSASPSPESEAATTSEASAEKVKIIYTMWGSAAEGNTTQTVADRFNASQDRIEVEVQAIPWENYMTKLNTLATAGQLPDTGMLKEDGVIQWSSEGMLNDVSAMYEGSDSKPLDSLAYKHKGNTVAYAAANEILLLYYNKDMFDKANVPYPPSALDQAWTWDEFVDTAKKLTIDKNGKHPGEDGFNAQSIVQYGASVENLPWQLETWALSNGGGFYSEDGSEVRIGEDSSMEAIQRVADLYLKDHVAPLSVGQTDDGIQRTIIAGTVAMATNGQWNVGTSLNTAKEEGLNYGVAVLPYMKDKVTISTGGANVVFSQTKHPKEAMEWLKWYNSEENNWELISSGIWMPTLDKWYKDETLTRKWVENPNFPPYEEYKSAVVDYAQSSAARPAAWFYTNYTTDFNTLLGSVLGDVWTGKTTAKEAITKNLEALKAIHAGNQ
- a CDS encoding sugar ABC transporter permease — translated: METIRKLQKHRSRIHSSEARVAYICLIPAFLGLIFLTYLPLAGVLGISLTNWTGLKSPEFIGIDNYIKLFTTDPYIKDSIFATIYFAALSVAGSMIYSLFIAMLLNRKIPARGFFRAVFYVPYVLPAAAIYVGWSWLYEGNFGFFNYLLSEMGLNKILFIADSSYVVPSLSLISVWLSGNLIVIFLAGLQNVPGVYHEAAEMDGANGWQRFLHITLPCMTPIIFYNLLMSLIANLQVVTPALALTNGGPGNSSRFLTYLMYDQAFVNYKLGYACATTLIIFAILAVFTAVLFKTSNLWIYNEGGDDH
- a CDS encoding carbohydrate ABC transporter permease, producing MSTAAYSRLRSKKRRNRVMNMVTFAAVILFALLAVFPIWWIFRTSLMSNSEIYQYPPSLVPQNWLFSNYEKTLEVFKFWKYLWNTMVIITPSCLAGTFTATLCGYAFARLRFRGKGLIWALCVGSMLLPAMVTLIPLYIGWTRGLGFNDSYWPLILPYFCGGGAFNIFLIRQFIMSIPRELDQAATIDGAGYFRILFSIIMPAIRPAMIVVALFIFIGLWNDLLQQMIYINSSDKYTIALGLTNFRGQLKSDWSLTMAATCLSFAPGVIFYLIGQRYFVEGITLTGLKN